One genomic window of Streptococcus mitis includes the following:
- a CDS encoding glycosyltransferase family 2 protein: MEKISVIVPVYMSELYLEKCLDSIVQQTYQNLEIILINDGSTDGSAAICQRYQNQDERVKVYHKRNGGVSSSRNRALEVVTGDYIVFVDNDDWLELDHIQNLYDLLKKTDADIAIGNFTQFLDDQASFLIHVGADDYFEKTYSPFEWFCHQYDSKYNLSQCFTVPWAKLYKTELFKDIVYPTDKSVEDDYTTYKVYLQADKIAFMNKAIYIHRKRSTSVTRTVNLADVYPLKSIEERMTILQLIGAPQELLDREIQAYKWRLSIHEEETLKHGDVESYQQILVKKAIAAKYFKG, translated from the coding sequence ATGGAAAAAATTAGTGTTATCGTTCCTGTTTATATGTCAGAACTATATCTTGAAAAATGTTTGGATAGTATCGTTCAACAAACCTATCAAAATCTTGAAATTATTTTGATTAATGATGGCTCAACAGATGGTTCAGCAGCAATCTGTCAACGTTATCAAAATCAAGATGAACGTGTTAAAGTCTATCATAAAAGAAATGGGGGAGTTTCTTCTAGTCGTAATCGTGCCTTGGAAGTTGTAACTGGGGATTATATCGTTTTTGTAGACAATGATGACTGGTTGGAGTTGGATCATATCCAAAATCTTTACGATTTATTGAAAAAAACAGATGCAGATATTGCAATCGGAAACTTTACTCAATTTTTGGATGATCAAGCTAGTTTTTTGATTCATGTAGGAGCAGATGATTATTTTGAGAAGACTTATTCGCCATTTGAATGGTTTTGCCATCAATATGACAGTAAGTATAATCTCAGTCAATGCTTTACAGTTCCGTGGGCGAAGTTATACAAGACAGAGCTATTTAAGGATATTGTATATCCAACAGATAAAAGTGTAGAGGATGATTACACAACTTATAAAGTTTATCTTCAGGCAGATAAAATTGCTTTTATGAATAAGGCTATTTATATCCATAGAAAACGTTCTACAAGTGTTACAAGGACAGTCAATCTTGCAGATGTATATCCCTTAAAGAGTATTGAAGAACGTATGACTATTCTCCAATTGATTGGAGCTCCTCAGGAGTTATTAGATAGAGAAATTCAAGCTTATAAATGGCGATTATCTATTCATGAAGAAGAAACTCTTAAACATGGAGATGTGGAATCTTATCAACAAATTTTGGTCAAAAAAGCAATTGCAGCTAAATATTTTAAAGGTTAG